The Desulfurellaceae bacterium genome includes a window with the following:
- a CDS encoding integration host factor subunit beta, which translates to MTKRDLIEEVAEQYPRFSRREVEVMVNAVFDSMTQALVQGERIEIRGFGSFIIKDRPAREGRNPRTGMVVPVAAKRVLLFKVGKELRLRVDHKTVPTQTSVPASDGAPAGLRPEPQTESAEER; encoded by the coding sequence GTGACCAAGCGGGATCTTATCGAGGAAGTAGCCGAGCAATATCCCCGTTTCTCGCGGCGTGAAGTCGAGGTCATGGTCAACGCGGTGTTTGATAGCATGACGCAGGCTTTGGTGCAGGGCGAACGGATCGAAATCCGGGGATTTGGAAGTTTTATCATTAAGGATCGCCCGGCTCGCGAGGGACGCAATCCGCGCACCGGTATGGTCGTCCCAGTGGCGGCCAAACGTGTGTTGTTGTTCAAGGTCGGCAAAGAACTCCGACTGCGGGTAGACCATAAAACGGTGCCGACCCAGACGAGCGTGCCGGCGTCGGACGGTGCGCCCGCTGGCTTGCGTCCAGAGCCCCAGACCGAAAGCGCAGAGGAGAGGTAA